CCCAATGATCTCGTGGGCGGTTGTGGAGAGACGTTCGTCGTTCGTGAACCACCACAGTAGAACGTGAGTGTCAAGGAGGAAGCCCTGCATCAGTCTTCCCACGCAGCAAGCTCGCTCTCGGGCAGCTCCTCAAAGAACTCGTCACCTATCCGGCCGTCCAACCCGCCGGGCACCCGCTTCCCCTCCGTTGGAGCAAGCGGCACAAGCCGGGCGTAGGGCTTCCCCGATTTTGCCACGATGATCTCCTCACCGGCGTGAGCGCGTTCCAACAGACGCGACAGCTGCGTCTTGGCTACGTGCACGTTCACCACAGCATCCATTCGATCCTCCTAGACTAAGTCGCTTAGCTAAGTCTAACAGGGCGGTGTTCGCCTTCAGCTCGCCGGGAGCACAGTGAGGCCAACCTCCGCACGCCACTCGGAGTGCGCGCGGACGAGGCGATCCACGATGGCCGGATGCTGCCCGGCAAGATTCGTTCTCTCACCGCGGTCGTTGGCGAGATCACACAAAAAGAAGCCGTCACCCGGGGTGGTGTGTTCCACCGTGGTGACGTACTCGGCGGTGGGTGACGACGCGTCACACCAGCTCAGCTTCCACGAGCCGTGACGCACAGCCCACTGCCACCCGCAGTCCCAGTGCAACTCATCATGCCCGGGCCCACTGCTGAGCACCGTTCGGAGGTCTCTCCCGTCGAGGGTTCCGTCAGCTTCGGCTCCAGCCGCCGCAGCGAAAGTGGCGGCGAGGTCGAGGGAGCTCGTGAGCTCGCTGTTCGTACCACCGGCTTCTGCCACGCCGGACCAGCGGACGATGAACGGCACCCGCACTCCGCCTTCCCACACGGTGTACTTAGTGCCACGCAGTTCGCCGTTGTCGCCGTAGTTGCAGGTGGAGCCACCGTTGTCTGTCAGGTAGACGACAATCGTGTCGTCGGCGATGCCGAGTCGCTCGAGCTCGTCGAGGAGGGTGCCGACCTGGGCATCCATGAGCTCAAGTTGTGCGAGATAGTACTCGCGTCCGTTTGGGAGGTTTGGACTGATGGCTCCGTCGTACCAATCGAGGTACTCGCTGGCACCCGGGTGCCAGTCGTCAAACGCGGGAAGGCCGCGCCTCTCCAACTCTTCGGCGGGAAGCTGCCAGCAGAAGTTGTGCACAGCATTGAACGCGACCATCGCGAAGAACGGCTTTTCCTG
The Paramicrobacterium chengjingii DNA segment above includes these coding regions:
- a CDS encoding type II toxin-antitoxin system Phd/YefM family antitoxin, with the protein product MDAVVNVHVAKTQLSRLLERAHAGEEIIVAKSGKPYARLVPLAPTEGKRVPGGLDGRIGDEFFEELPESELAAWED
- a CDS encoding sulfatase family protein, which gives rise to MTSTTPNILLIVSDDHGYADRSALGSPDVSTPNLDRLSAEGTSFTDAYVTAPICSPSRAAMITGQYQQRWGATWFDTSGIGGAPTIAERLSNEGYATGYFGKVHYGDEGPGDRGTPPKHGFQESFYGLAGQSMGRLHYLRHSEAAVSEYGQAAEAMAVQPLWSGDEPIQTDTFLTDEIAGRARDFMQRNQEKPFFAMVAFNAVHNFCWQLPAEELERRGLPAFDDWHPGASEYLDWYDGAISPNLPNGREYYLAQLELMDAQVGTLLDELERLGIADDTIVVYLTDNGGSTCNYGDNGELRGTKYTVWEGGVRVPFIVRWSGVAEAGGTNSELTSSLDLAATFAAAAGAEADGTLDGRDLRTVLSSGPGHDELHWDCGWQWAVRHGSWKLSWCDASSPTAEYVTTVEHTTPGDGFFLCDLANDRGERTNLAGQHPAIVDRLVRAHSEWRAEVGLTVLPAS